Proteins from a genomic interval of Sphingobacterium sp. SYP-B4668:
- the pth gene encoding aminoacyl-tRNA hydrolase, producing MNYLIVGLGNIGREYEDTRHNIGFMIADELVKQAGGSFSTLKYAFFSEYKQRGHNVHVIKPTTYMNLSGKAVNYWMQQLKVPISNVLVLVDDLALPLGTIRIKPKGSSAGHNGLKSIEALCGGQAYPRLRFGISDNFPKGRQAEYVLAPFDKDEQPELPALIERSVQMINSFINIGIELTMTNMNK from the coding sequence ATGAATTATCTTATAGTAGGCTTAGGTAACATCGGTCGTGAATATGAAGACACGCGTCACAATATTGGGTTTATGATAGCCGATGAATTGGTAAAGCAGGCTGGAGGTTCATTTTCCACATTAAAGTACGCCTTCTTTTCTGAATATAAGCAACGCGGACACAATGTACATGTCATCAAACCGACTACTTATATGAATCTCAGTGGTAAAGCTGTCAACTATTGGATGCAGCAACTTAAGGTACCCATTAGCAATGTATTGGTGCTTGTGGACGACCTGGCGCTTCCCTTGGGTACCATTCGTATCAAACCCAAAGGCAGCAGTGCTGGACATAACGGACTTAAATCCATTGAAGCCCTATGTGGTGGACAGGCTTACCCCAGACTAAGGTTTGGTATAAGTGACAATTTTCCAAAAGGCCGTCAGGCGGAATACGTATTAGCTCCCTTTGATAAGGATGAACAACCCGAGCTACCTGCGCTCATTGAACGTTCGGTCCAAATGATCAATAGCTTTATTAATATCGGAATAGAGCTGACCATGACCAATATGAATAAATAA
- a CDS encoding M56 family metallopeptidase — MENLLNYVIQVNVLLAIVYLGYKVMLKGLTFYGLNRFYFLSGILFSFAYPFIDLRAWFAKPLIVMGDYMTYIPNGVKETNEGVALLAVLIGILTIGMCVLAIKFLAQLGSLVRIHLYSKPAQWRDYIFRNVWIPIVPFSFMNRIYVNKDLHEEIELLDIFHHEEIHVKGKHTLDILLGEATLILCWYSPFVWMMRRAIRQNLEFLTDQQVLNRGVDKQTYQYSLLHVTKQGAAIGIGNQFNFKTLKLRIMMMNKRRSSKLQLSKYAFMLPLLIFTAGALTIDRAEAKIENIVSIAKETVLDVPRPFMSKDTVKQVDVQPVDKKIEIVQEKPQPNVTIRLTEMPLDNQPIYFLEGKQVDGDVMKALDPNRIEGISILKGEAAVVEYGPKAVNGAILITLKDPSKAKTPTEVVDSLSTNRLNGKVTGIRVTDKADSTNRISLQHMIKTLNGEGSASTSKVSNLNEVSLVWKTENRLTEKVPLFIVDGVVKDYRSGENDLDPNTIRSISVLKNDAANALYGEKGKNGVILVTTKSGKEDKGAETVGPNSTSVTEGRKLDTITIMGYGKKNNNRIDTIKFTK; from the coding sequence ATGGAAAATCTCTTAAATTATGTTATTCAAGTAAATGTCCTGTTAGCTATTGTATACCTTGGGTATAAGGTTATGCTGAAGGGATTGACATTCTACGGATTGAATCGATTTTATTTTCTTTCAGGGATTCTGTTTTCCTTTGCTTACCCATTTATAGATTTACGCGCATGGTTTGCCAAACCCCTAATCGTGATGGGTGATTACATGACCTACATTCCTAATGGTGTAAAAGAAACAAATGAAGGGGTGGCCTTGCTAGCAGTGTTGATCGGTATATTGACGATTGGAATGTGTGTACTGGCGATTAAGTTTTTGGCACAGCTTGGGAGCTTGGTTCGCATACATCTGTATTCCAAACCGGCACAATGGCGAGACTATATATTTCGTAACGTGTGGATACCTATTGTTCCATTTTCATTTATGAATAGGATTTATGTAAATAAGGATTTACACGAGGAAATTGAACTATTGGATATCTTTCATCATGAAGAAATCCATGTGAAAGGTAAGCATACATTGGATATCCTCTTGGGCGAAGCGACGTTGATTTTGTGTTGGTACAGTCCTTTTGTGTGGATGATGCGCCGGGCCATTCGTCAAAATCTAGAATTTCTGACTGATCAGCAGGTTCTCAATCGTGGGGTAGATAAGCAAACATATCAATATAGTCTCCTGCATGTAACCAAGCAAGGTGCAGCTATTGGAATAGGAAACCAATTTAATTTCAAAACGTTAAAACTTAGGATCATGATGATGAACAAACGACGCTCCTCCAAGTTGCAACTTAGCAAATATGCCTTTATGCTGCCGCTGTTGATTTTTACCGCGGGCGCATTGACCATCGATAGAGCCGAGGCCAAAATTGAAAATATAGTGAGTATAGCCAAGGAAACTGTGCTTGATGTGCCGAGGCCATTTATGTCGAAGGATACTGTCAAACAAGTTGATGTCCAACCTGTAGACAAGAAAATTGAAATTGTCCAGGAGAAACCACAGCCGAATGTGACAATTCGTTTGACAGAAATGCCTCTAGATAATCAACCTATTTATTTCCTTGAGGGCAAACAGGTTGATGGGGATGTTATGAAAGCTTTGGATCCCAATCGTATTGAGGGCATCAGCATTTTGAAGGGAGAGGCTGCGGTTGTTGAGTATGGTCCGAAAGCAGTAAACGGTGCGATATTGATTACTTTGAAAGATCCTTCAAAAGCAAAGACCCCAACCGAAGTCGTGGACTCATTGAGTACGAATAGACTCAATGGAAAAGTTACAGGTATTCGTGTGACTGATAAAGCGGATTCCACAAATAGGATTTCGTTACAACACATGATAAAGACTCTAAATGGGGAGGGAAGTGCCTCAACTAGTAAGGTATCTAATCTAAATGAGGTCTCTTTAGTTTGGAAAACAGAAAACCGTTTAACCGAAAAAGTGCCTCTTTTCATAGTAGATGGTGTGGTTAAAGACTATCGGTCCGGGGAGAATGATTTGGATCCTAATACTATCCGAAGTATTTCCGTCCTCAAGAATGATGCAGCAAATGCATTATATGGTGAAAAAGGCAAAAACGGAGTTATTCTAGTCACGACCAAATCGGGTAAGGAGGATAAAGGTGCTGAGACGGTTGGTCCGAATTCAACTTCTGTTACGGAAGGGCGTAAACTGGATACCATCACCATTATGGGATACGGAAAGAAAAATAATAATCGGATTGATACGATAAAATTTACGAAATAG
- a CDS encoding BlaI/MecI/CopY family transcriptional regulator codes for MEKLTIQEEEAMLSIWQLNGGFIKEILDNIKGSTVPYTTLASTVKNLERKAYVKAVKYANAKRYEPLISEQEYKAKFMNGFVGDYFRNSYKEMVSFFVKEEKLSASELEEIMNMIKNGKS; via the coding sequence ATGGAAAAATTAACAATACAGGAAGAAGAAGCCATGTTGTCGATTTGGCAACTAAATGGAGGCTTTATAAAAGAGATATTAGATAATATCAAAGGAAGTACGGTTCCTTATACAACATTAGCTTCCACGGTCAAAAACTTAGAGCGAAAGGCATATGTCAAAGCAGTAAAGTATGCAAATGCAAAGCGGTATGAACCGCTAATCAGTGAGCAGGAGTATAAGGCCAAATTCATGAATGGATTTGTTGGAGATTATTTCAGGAACTCCTATAAGGAGATGGTCAGCTTCTTTGTCAAAGAAGAGAAACTGTCTGCCTCTGAACTTGAAGAAATCATGAATATGATAAAAAATGGTAAAAGTTAA
- a CDS encoding LysR family transcriptional regulator, whose protein sequence is MEIDYRLKVFYVAAKTLNFTKAASELFISQPAVSKNIQEMEHTVGTPLFERLGNRLALTKAGSVLYHHAQLIFEQYNLATYEINQVIGKENGSLFIGISTTISQYVIPKILAQFVASYPENEIKVYQYNSKKVEELLIRKEIHLGITEGLTDNRSLKFTPFLKDEIVLVTNAQNTFFQKENCTLMDLSTIPLVIREEGSGTRDIIEERLKQHGISIHRLKIEITLSSTESIKRYLKYSNAAAFVSIHAVNEEINNNELKIIDVSDFAIDRYFYITHMYGGLAGLPQKFFKYIQQHKNNIYT, encoded by the coding sequence ATGGAAATAGATTATAGATTGAAGGTATTTTATGTGGCTGCTAAAACATTGAATTTTACGAAAGCAGCATCTGAATTGTTCATCTCCCAACCTGCGGTCAGCAAGAATATACAGGAGATGGAACATACCGTGGGCACTCCATTATTTGAGCGGCTAGGCAATCGTTTGGCACTAACTAAAGCCGGATCGGTACTCTACCATCATGCACAACTCATCTTTGAACAATATAATCTAGCGACTTATGAAATAAATCAAGTCATCGGTAAGGAGAACGGTAGCCTTTTTATTGGAATCAGTACGACAATCTCCCAATATGTCATTCCAAAGATACTGGCTCAATTTGTGGCCAGCTATCCCGAAAATGAGATTAAGGTCTATCAATATAATTCGAAAAAAGTTGAGGAGCTACTGATTCGAAAAGAGATTCATCTCGGTATTACGGAAGGATTGACCGATAATCGCTCACTCAAATTTACTCCTTTTCTAAAGGATGAAATTGTATTGGTTACCAACGCGCAGAACACGTTTTTTCAAAAAGAGAACTGTACACTAATGGATTTATCTACTATCCCACTCGTGATTCGTGAAGAGGGGTCAGGCACTCGTGATATCATTGAGGAGCGTTTAAAACAACATGGAATATCTATACATCGCCTAAAAATTGAAATCACGCTATCTTCTACGGAAAGCATCAAACGTTATCTAAAATATAGCAATGCTGCTGCGTTTGTATCTATACATGCAGTCAACGAAGAGATTAACAACAACGAGCTGAAAATAATTGATGTATCAGATTTTGCGATAGACAGATATTTTTACATCACACACATGTATGGTGGCTTGGCTGGATTGCCACAAAAATTCTTCAAGTATATCCAACAACATAAAAATAATATCTATACATAA
- a CDS encoding c-type cytochrome codes for MEEELKSYRKITNTVILLSVVLVCFILLTSYLTLRPPVRVQAEKATNDSIIKHIDHYIPVAFTSSKEGELASYGEKLIKETYNYFYRDGQKIGNHLACTNCHLNGGTKSFAAPYIGLTGVFPIYIGREDKIESLEERINGCFERSMNGEAIAINSTEMRAIITYIKHISDQTPVGKRIPGQGFVKIEVPERAADPKSGSVVFQRQCKSCHGAEGQGIKLANSKGYQYPPLWGPDSYNDGAGMSRLLTAAKFIKGNMPLGATHDAPILSDEDAYDVAAYINSFPRPEKANKELDYPNLAKKPKDTPYPPFNDEISQLQHKYGPYNF; via the coding sequence ATGGAAGAAGAACTAAAGAGCTATCGCAAAATTACAAATACCGTTATATTACTGAGCGTCGTCTTGGTATGTTTTATATTGCTTACTTCATATTTGACACTCCGTCCACCAGTACGCGTTCAAGCCGAAAAAGCTACAAACGACAGTATAATTAAACATATTGACCACTATATACCTGTTGCATTTACCAGTAGCAAAGAGGGAGAATTGGCTTCATATGGCGAAAAGCTCATCAAAGAGACTTACAACTACTTTTATAGGGATGGTCAGAAAATCGGGAATCACTTAGCCTGCACCAACTGCCATTTAAATGGCGGCACGAAATCATTTGCTGCCCCATACATAGGTCTCACCGGGGTATTTCCAATCTATATCGGTCGTGAAGATAAGATTGAATCCTTAGAGGAGCGCATTAATGGATGTTTCGAACGCAGTATGAACGGTGAGGCAATAGCTATCAATAGTACAGAAATGCGGGCGATTATTACCTATATCAAGCATATCAGCGATCAAACCCCAGTGGGCAAACGTATTCCTGGACAGGGATTCGTCAAGATTGAAGTTCCAGAACGTGCTGCAGACCCAAAATCAGGTTCGGTAGTCTTCCAGCGGCAATGTAAAAGTTGTCACGGTGCTGAAGGGCAAGGTATTAAATTAGCAAATAGCAAAGGATACCAGTATCCACCACTATGGGGTCCAGATTCCTATAACGACGGCGCAGGTATGTCACGATTATTGACAGCCGCTAAATTCATCAAGGGAAACATGCCGCTAGGAGCTACACATGATGCACCAATCCTCAGCGATGAGGACGCCTACGACGTTGCGGCTTATATAAACTCGTTCCCGCGTCCTGAAAAAGCAAACAAAGAGCTGGACTATCCTAATTTGGCAAAAAAACCTAAGGATACGCCCTATCCACCATTCAATGATGAAATCAGTCAATTACAACATAAATACGGACCTTATAATTTTTAG
- a CDS encoding DsrE family protein translates to MNKTLMMVILAICSLSTVKAQMKENTVENNKAFQGAVAEQSSYKAIYQLDTNDPKIIEKAIRNINNVLDDPRLKGKLEIELITFSGGTEAYLLGSKFEEPLKKLIQRGVTVAQCLNSLKERNLTKAQLFDFVGYVPSGNGELIIRSAQGWTVIKP, encoded by the coding sequence ATGAATAAAACACTAATGATGGTAATCCTGGCTATATGCAGCCTAAGCACAGTAAAAGCACAGATGAAAGAAAATACCGTGGAGAACAACAAAGCGTTCCAAGGAGCTGTTGCAGAGCAATCTAGCTATAAAGCTATCTATCAATTGGACACGAATGACCCGAAAATAATTGAAAAAGCTATTCGCAATATCAACAATGTGCTGGATGACCCGAGACTTAAGGGCAAGCTTGAAATCGAATTGATTACCTTTTCGGGAGGTACGGAAGCCTACCTACTAGGTTCAAAATTTGAAGAACCTTTGAAAAAACTAATACAACGTGGTGTTACAGTGGCACAATGTCTCAACTCGTTGAAAGAAAGAAACCTGACAAAGGCACAGCTTTTTGATTTCGTAGGTTATGTACCTAGTGGTAACGGCGAACTCATCATCCGCTCGGCACAGGGATGGACGGTCATCAAACCGTAA
- a CDS encoding molybdate ABC transporter substrate-binding protein, with protein MLKIIIYIGVLFSAISVANAQDHRFDPPWNTPPEAAVNFTIPGIDNIPDLYGEIENPQLVIFFAGNQFMVIDDLIKGFKKLHPEYERIFVETLPPGILAKQIQGGSLTIGNLKITHTPDIYTAGQRRITEMTDYFDQTIEYAQNKLILMVPKGNPKQIKSLEDLQRPEVRIAMPNPTWEGVGEQIKTAYKKAGGQKLVDAVMETKTNDGSTYLTKIHHRESPLRILNGLADVAPVWYSEVAFQKMIKHPVEGIEIPVEHNITAKYMAGKLKKSKNKEAAAHFMSYLQSDKAKAIYKKYGFDVN; from the coding sequence ATGCTCAAAATCATCATTTATATAGGGGTACTATTTTCGGCAATATCCGTCGCGAATGCACAAGATCACCGCTTTGATCCACCTTGGAATACCCCACCTGAAGCTGCTGTAAATTTCACGATTCCAGGTATCGACAATATCCCCGATTTATATGGTGAAATTGAAAATCCCCAACTGGTCATCTTTTTTGCAGGAAATCAGTTTATGGTCATCGATGACCTCATCAAGGGGTTTAAAAAGCTTCATCCCGAATACGAACGTATTTTTGTAGAGACTTTACCTCCAGGTATTTTAGCCAAACAAATCCAAGGGGGATCGTTGACTATTGGCAATTTGAAAATCACGCATACCCCCGATATCTATACTGCGGGCCAAAGACGCATTACAGAAATGACGGATTACTTTGACCAGACCATCGAGTATGCACAAAATAAACTGATTCTCATGGTTCCAAAAGGAAACCCCAAGCAGATTAAATCACTCGAGGACCTACAACGACCAGAGGTACGCATCGCTATGCCAAATCCAACGTGGGAAGGAGTAGGCGAGCAGATTAAAACAGCCTACAAAAAGGCAGGTGGACAGAAACTGGTGGACGCAGTGATGGAAACAAAAACCAATGACGGGAGTACCTACCTAACCAAGATACATCACCGGGAAAGTCCTTTGAGAATCTTGAACGGATTGGCAGATGTCGCGCCTGTATGGTATTCGGAAGTTGCTTTCCAAAAGATGATCAAGCACCCCGTAGAGGGAATAGAGATTCCCGTGGAACATAACATCACTGCCAAATACATGGCTGGTAAATTGAAGAAATCGAAAAACAAAGAAGCCGCTGCTCATTTCATGTCTTACTTACAATCGGACAAGGCCAAGGCCATTTATAAAAAATATGGTTTTGATGTAAATTAG
- a CDS encoding citrate synthase, whose amino-acid sequence MSETVKLTLNDSSYELPVITGTENEKAIDISKLRDQTEYITLDPGFKNTGATKSAVTFLDGEKGILHYRGYPIEQLAEKSTFLEVAYLLIYGDLPSEETLKKFRHDISKHTLIHEDMKKFFDGFPSKSHPMGQLSCLVGALSAFYPESLNPNATEEEDNLTIIKMLAKMPTIVSWIHKKSLGHPVMYPKNDMNYVHNFLSMTFGQLTEDVVIDPVVINAMHKLLILHADHEQNCSTSTVRIVGSSNANLFSSISSGISALWGPLHGGANQAVIEMLEAIKNDGGDAEKYLAKAKDKNDPFRLMGFGHRVYKNFDPRAKIIKVACDEILEKLGIDDPVLEIAKKLEQAALNDQYFIDRKLYPNVDFYSGIIYRALGFNSEMFTVLFALGRLPGWIAQWKEMRENKEPIGRPRQVYTGATKRDYTDIKDRK is encoded by the coding sequence ATGTCTGAGACAGTTAAACTTACTTTAAACGATTCATCATATGAGCTTCCTGTTATCACAGGAACTGAAAATGAAAAAGCTATTGACATCTCCAAACTAAGAGATCAAACTGAATATATTACTTTAGACCCAGGATTTAAAAATACAGGTGCTACTAAAAGTGCTGTTACTTTTTTAGATGGCGAAAAAGGAATTCTTCATTATAGAGGTTACCCTATTGAGCAGTTGGCAGAAAAGTCTACCTTTTTGGAGGTTGCTTATTTATTGATATATGGTGATTTGCCGTCTGAAGAAACGTTGAAAAAATTTAGACATGACATCAGCAAGCATACCTTGATTCATGAGGATATGAAGAAATTCTTTGACGGATTTCCTTCTAAGTCCCATCCAATGGGACAGTTATCATGCTTAGTAGGGGCATTATCAGCTTTCTATCCAGAGTCTCTGAATCCAAATGCTACTGAAGAAGAAGATAATTTGACAATTATCAAGATGTTGGCAAAAATGCCAACAATTGTCTCGTGGATCCACAAAAAATCATTAGGTCACCCAGTGATGTATCCAAAGAATGACATGAACTATGTTCACAATTTCCTGAGCATGACGTTTGGTCAATTGACAGAAGATGTGGTAATAGATCCTGTTGTCATCAATGCGATGCACAAATTATTGATTCTACATGCGGACCATGAGCAAAATTGTTCAACTTCTACGGTTCGTATCGTTGGTTCATCCAATGCAAATCTATTTTCTTCCATATCTTCAGGTATCTCTGCACTATGGGGTCCATTACATGGGGGTGCCAACCAAGCTGTTATTGAGATGCTAGAAGCCATCAAAAATGATGGTGGAGATGCTGAAAAATATCTTGCGAAGGCAAAAGACAAAAACGATCCATTCCGCTTGATGGGCTTCGGTCACCGTGTATATAAGAACTTTGATCCTCGCGCTAAAATCATCAAGGTCGCATGTGATGAGATTTTAGAAAAATTAGGAATCGATGATCCAGTCTTGGAAATTGCTAAAAAATTAGAGCAAGCAGCATTGAACGATCAATACTTCATCGATAGAAAATTATATCCAAATGTTGACTTTTACTCGGGAATCATCTACCGTGCACTAGGGTTTAACTCTGAAATGTTTACGGTACTATTTGCATTAGGTCGTCTACCAGGATGGATTGCCCAATGGAAAGAAATGCGTGAGAACAAAGAGCCAATAGGTCGCCCAAGACAAGTCTACACGGGAGCAACAAAAAGAGACTATACAGACATTAAAGATAGAAAATAA
- a CDS encoding complex I subunit 1/NuoH family protein has translation MSSLLIDILVPIAIFSFIAVFTLFAVYAERKIAGFVQDRLGPMETGKYGSLQTIADILKLLQKEFITPSSADRILFITAPVIIFVAVFIGFSVMPWAADFIPANTHTGLFFIMAVVSIDAIGILMAGWGSNNKYSMLGSIRAIAQMVSYEIPVGLSLIAAVMITQTLNLNEIALNQGILTTETVKFLGIWEVTNIGGFLSWNIFQAPHLLIVYVIFFLASLAECNRAPFDIPEAESELIGGFHTEYGGIKFAFIFLAEYAMMFLVAMLGVVIFWGGWNTPLPNIGSLKLATWTTGLAWGIFWTLSKSLLIVGVQMWIRWTLPRLRADQLMSLCWKVLIPTAFVCMAISGIWRLVMMN, from the coding sequence TTGAGTAGCCTATTAATCGATATACTGGTCCCAATTGCAATCTTCAGTTTTATTGCAGTGTTTACGCTATTTGCAGTATATGCAGAGCGTAAAATTGCTGGATTTGTACAGGATCGTTTAGGGCCAATGGAGACGGGGAAATATGGCAGTCTACAAACCATTGCTGATATCCTTAAGCTCCTCCAAAAGGAGTTCATCACTCCTTCCTCAGCCGATCGTATTCTTTTCATAACTGCACCTGTTATCATTTTTGTAGCTGTTTTTATTGGCTTTAGTGTGATGCCATGGGCAGCTGATTTTATTCCCGCCAATACACATACCGGACTTTTCTTTATTATGGCTGTAGTTTCAATAGATGCTATTGGAATCTTAATGGCGGGATGGGGTTCGAACAACAAGTATTCTATGTTGGGATCTATTAGGGCAATTGCTCAGATGGTTTCTTATGAAATTCCAGTGGGTCTGTCTCTCATTGCGGCAGTGATGATTACCCAAACATTGAATCTAAATGAAATTGCTTTAAATCAGGGTATATTAACAACGGAGACAGTTAAATTCTTAGGGATTTGGGAAGTCACGAATATTGGAGGGTTTCTATCTTGGAACATCTTCCAAGCCCCACATTTGCTAATTGTATATGTCATCTTTTTCCTAGCTTCTTTAGCAGAGTGCAATCGTGCGCCATTTGATATACCTGAGGCCGAATCGGAATTGATTGGTGGCTTTCACACAGAATATGGGGGCATCAAATTCGCCTTTATTTTTTTGGCTGAATATGCAATGATGTTTTTGGTCGCGATGTTGGGCGTTGTTATCTTTTGGGGCGGCTGGAACACACCACTTCCAAATATTGGGAGCTTAAAATTGGCGACTTGGACAACAGGATTAGCTTGGGGAATATTTTGGACCTTATCAAAGTCCCTGTTGATTGTGGGTGTGCAGATGTGGATTAGATGGACACTCCCTCGTCTACGGGCGGATCAACTTATGTCCTTATGTTGGAAGGTACTCATACCAACTGCTTTTGTGTGTATGGCCATATCAGGAATATGGAGACTTGTCATGATGAACTAA
- a CDS encoding 4Fe-4S binding protein — MLLIKTTINALSTAVKGLSLTVGHLFGARRKRQETDITKERYFDRQDGVATIQFPKQKMPIPEVARYQLQVDIDDCIVCDLCAKACPVDCIDITSIKSPEAIGKTSDGSVKRLYAEKFDIDMAKCMYCGLCTVVCPTECITMTNQYDRSTTNLTDLIYGFGEMSDEEIASRKAEWTKFQADKEAAKKQS; from the coding sequence ATGCTATTGATCAAAACGACCATAAATGCACTATCTACTGCTGTCAAAGGACTATCTCTGACGGTGGGGCATCTATTTGGCGCTAGGAGAAAACGTCAGGAGACAGATATTACGAAAGAGCGCTATTTTGATCGCCAAGATGGCGTGGCGACGATACAGTTTCCAAAACAAAAAATGCCTATACCTGAAGTTGCGAGGTATCAACTTCAAGTTGATATCGATGACTGTATTGTATGCGACCTATGTGCAAAAGCATGCCCTGTAGACTGTATCGATATCACGTCCATCAAATCACCTGAGGCTATAGGTAAGACGTCCGATGGAAGTGTGAAACGTTTATATGCTGAAAAATTTGATATCGACATGGCGAAGTGCATGTATTGCGGGCTATGTACAGTAGTGTGTCCTACAGAATGTATCACGATGACCAATCAATATGATAGAAGTACCACGAATCTAACAGATTTGATCTATGGATTTGGAGAGATGTCTGATGAAGAGATTGCAAGTCGAAAAGCAGAGTGGACCAAATTCCAAGCGGACAAGGAGGCTGCAAAAAAACAGTCATGA
- a CDS encoding NADH-quinone oxidoreductase subunit J family protein yields the protein MTLAEILFYAFSLLAITSALLVVSLKNTARALFLFFIVLFAMAGLYLFALADFVAITQIMVYVGGVLILMIFAFMLSNKELLKDLQATSAKFLSLPNWPSLLLALAFFVVMATAFVEWQTEGPIWVEQAKAQGTEIKATDNNIRELGFRFMTFYILPFEIIGIFLMMTLMGAAHLSRKDGQS from the coding sequence ATGACCTTAGCCGAAATCTTATTTTACGCATTCTCCTTATTGGCCATTACCTCGGCCTTATTGGTCGTGAGTTTAAAAAATACGGCTCGTGCCCTTTTCCTATTTTTCATCGTTCTATTTGCCATGGCAGGTTTATACTTGTTTGCATTGGCAGATTTTGTTGCAATTACGCAGATTATGGTCTACGTTGGTGGGGTCTTGATTTTAATGATATTTGCTTTCATGCTTTCTAATAAAGAGTTATTAAAGGATTTACAGGCTACATCGGCTAAATTTTTATCTCTACCCAATTGGCCGTCCCTTTTGTTGGCCTTAGCATTTTTTGTTGTAATGGCCACAGCTTTTGTGGAGTGGCAGACTGAAGGTCCTATTTGGGTGGAACAGGCAAAGGCTCAAGGGACGGAGATAAAAGCAACGGATAATAATATCCGGGAATTGGGGTTTCGATTTATGACGTTTTATATTTTGCCATTTGAGATTATTGGTATATTTCTAATGATGACATTAATGGGGGCAGCACACTTATCGAGAAAGGACGGACAGTCATGA
- the nuoK gene encoding NADH-quinone oxidoreductase subunit NuoK, whose translation MITLTHFLVVSACIFSIGLYAVLSKKNAILILVGIELMINAAILNFIAFGRYDKINYGGQVFALFAIVLAAAAVAVGLALILNVYRHYNTINPDHIQELKD comes from the coding sequence ATGATTACATTGACTCATTTTTTGGTTGTCAGTGCCTGCATATTTAGCATAGGACTTTATGCGGTACTTTCGAAAAAGAATGCTATCCTTATTTTAGTTGGGATCGAGCTGATGATCAATGCCGCGATTCTGAATTTTATAGCATTTGGACGTTATGACAAAATCAATTACGGAGGTCAAGTGTTTGCACTTTTTGCGATTGTACTAGCAGCCGCAGCGGTTGCTGTTGGGCTGGCACTTATCCTGAATGTATACAGACATTACAATACCATCAATCCCGATCATATTCAAGAATTAAAAGATTAG